The Aeromicrobium yanjiei genome includes a region encoding these proteins:
- a CDS encoding HNH endonuclease signature motif containing protein — MILDQLSCLTEDVAALEPWALTGAEVREVARTVQQTRTALDALMSRLAGAADAMGLPKDDGAVSVTAWLASTTGMPKGEAAKLASLARITASTETTRAAWASGAISTDQAKVIMQAIERLPDWVGEQERTDAEAHLIELAGRYHLDDLRRLANRVLEVIDPDGADDVLGEQVRREEQKAWEATRLTIKRRGDGTTHGAFTIPDADADTLRAAIEGIIAPRRSMINAARHGMDVSDFDALPREQKMGHAFTELIAHLPTGALPQSGGLAATVAVTVDVDDLRTGRGTATNTSGTTTSASKAQRLACNARLVALYLDSESKILDLGATRRIYDRHQRLALAVRDKGCVFPACDRPPAWCEAHHLNFWAEGGPTDLDNAALLCHFHHFLLHEGEWTARMADDGVVEVIPPKRVDPEQNPRRHARFARQRPRAA; from the coding sequence GTGATCCTCGACCAGCTGTCCTGCCTCACCGAGGACGTGGCTGCGCTCGAGCCCTGGGCGCTGACCGGGGCGGAGGTCCGGGAGGTCGCCAGGACCGTCCAGCAGACCCGCACCGCGCTGGACGCGCTGATGTCCCGGCTGGCCGGCGCAGCCGACGCGATGGGACTGCCGAAGGACGACGGCGCCGTGTCCGTGACCGCGTGGTTGGCGTCGACGACGGGGATGCCGAAGGGCGAGGCGGCCAAGCTGGCGTCTCTGGCCCGGATCACAGCGAGCACCGAGACCACCCGGGCCGCATGGGCAAGCGGCGCGATCTCGACGGACCAGGCCAAGGTGATCATGCAGGCGATCGAGCGCCTGCCGGACTGGGTCGGCGAGCAGGAGCGTACGGACGCCGAGGCCCACCTGATCGAGCTTGCCGGGCGATACCACCTGGACGACCTGCGGCGGCTGGCCAACCGGGTGCTGGAGGTCATCGATCCCGACGGGGCCGATGACGTGCTCGGCGAGCAGGTCCGCCGCGAGGAGCAGAAGGCGTGGGAGGCGACCCGCCTGACCATCAAGCGTCGTGGCGACGGCACCACGCACGGCGCGTTCACGATCCCGGACGCGGACGCTGACACGCTGCGTGCCGCGATCGAGGGCATCATCGCCCCACGCCGTTCGATGATCAACGCGGCCAGGCACGGCATGGACGTCAGCGACTTCGACGCGCTGCCGCGTGAGCAGAAGATGGGCCATGCCTTCACCGAGCTGATCGCCCACTTGCCGACCGGAGCACTGCCGCAGTCGGGAGGCCTGGCTGCAACGGTCGCGGTCACCGTCGATGTCGACGACCTGCGTACCGGGCGCGGCACGGCCACCAACACCTCCGGGACGACGACCTCGGCGAGCAAGGCGCAGCGCCTGGCCTGCAACGCCCGCCTCGTGGCGCTCTACCTGGACTCGGAGTCCAAGATCCTCGATCTCGGCGCGACGCGGCGCATCTACGACCGCCACCAGCGCCTCGCACTGGCAGTCCGCGACAAGGGCTGCGTGTTCCCGGCTTGCGATCGGCCACCGGCGTGGTGCGAGGCGCATCATCTGAACTTCTGGGCCGAGGGCGGGCCGACCGACCTCGACAATGCGGCGCTGCTGTGCCACTTCCACCACTTCTTGCTCCACGAGGGGGAGTGGACCGCGCGGATGGCCGACGACGGGGTCGTCGAGGTGATCCCGCCCAAGCGGGTCGACCCCGAGCAGAATCCTCGGCGGCACGCCAGGTTCGCCCGGCAGAGACCTCGAGCAGCCTGA
- a CDS encoding acyl-CoA dehydrogenase family protein → MPAFDRLDPLSLDDLLTPDEVAVRDSVRSMLTQQVQPHVAQWFEAGQVAAPRELFREFGKLGLLGMHLEGYTLPGMSSVDYGLACVELEACDSGVRSMVSVQGSLAMYAIWRWASEEEKQRWLPGMGTGEIVGCFGLTEPDHGSDPGSMRTTVRRVGDDWVLDGTKMWISNGTFADVAVVWAQTDEGIRGFAVPTDTPGFTAREIKHKMSLRASATAELVLEGVRLPDSARFPEVRGLKGPLSCLTEARFGIVWGSMGAARSSYEAALDYARTREQFGRPIGGFQLTQAKLADMCLELHKGLLLALHLGRRKDDVGLTTEQVSFGKLNNVREALEICRTSRTILGANGISLEYPVIRHMNNLESVLTYEGTVEMHQLILGQALTGESAFS, encoded by the coding sequence ATGCCTGCCTTCGACCGCCTGGACCCCTTGTCGCTCGACGACCTGCTGACGCCCGACGAGGTCGCGGTGCGCGACAGCGTCCGGTCGATGCTCACGCAGCAGGTGCAGCCGCACGTCGCGCAGTGGTTCGAGGCCGGCCAGGTTGCCGCGCCGCGCGAGCTGTTCCGCGAGTTCGGCAAGCTCGGCCTGCTCGGGATGCACCTGGAGGGCTACACGCTGCCCGGGATGTCGTCGGTCGACTACGGGCTGGCGTGCGTCGAGCTCGAGGCGTGCGACTCGGGGGTGCGCTCGATGGTCTCGGTGCAGGGATCGCTGGCGATGTACGCGATCTGGCGCTGGGCGTCCGAGGAGGAGAAGCAGCGCTGGCTCCCCGGCATGGGGACGGGCGAGATCGTGGGCTGCTTCGGCCTCACCGAGCCCGATCACGGCTCCGACCCGGGCAGCATGCGCACGACGGTGCGGCGCGTCGGCGACGACTGGGTCCTGGACGGCACCAAGATGTGGATCTCCAACGGCACGTTCGCGGACGTCGCGGTCGTGTGGGCGCAGACCGACGAGGGCATCCGCGGCTTCGCCGTCCCCACCGACACACCCGGCTTCACCGCGCGCGAGATCAAGCACAAGATGTCGCTGCGGGCGTCCGCGACGGCCGAGCTCGTCCTCGAGGGCGTACGCCTGCCGGACTCGGCCCGGTTCCCCGAGGTCCGCGGCCTGAAGGGCCCGCTGTCCTGCCTCACCGAGGCCCGGTTCGGCATCGTCTGGGGATCGATGGGTGCAGCCCGCTCGTCGTACGAGGCAGCCCTGGACTACGCCCGTACGCGCGAGCAGTTCGGCCGCCCGATCGGCGGCTTCCAGCTCACCCAGGCCAAGCTGGCCGACATGTGCCTCGAGCTGCACAAGGGGCTCCTCCTCGCGCTGCACCTCGGACGCCGCAAGGACGACGTGGGGCTCACGACCGAGCAGGTCAGCTTCGGCAAGCTCAACAACGTCCGCGAGGCCCTCGAGATCTGCCGGACGTCCCGCACGATCCTCGGCGCCAACGGCATCTCGCTGGAGTATCCGGTCATCCGGCACATGAACAACCTGGAGTCGGTCCTGACCTATGAGGGCACGGTGGAGATGCACCAGCTGATCCTCGGCCAGGCGCTGACGGGGGAGAGCGCGTTCAGCTGA
- the sigK gene encoding ECF RNA polymerase sigma factor SigK: MSPSARLRLAGDPGDDGDPVVDLGDLLTRVGRGDEEAFAAVYDALGASVFGLARRVIRDPSRAEEVAQEVFIQVWQSAARFDAARGSAKSWVLTLAHRRAVDAVRHDQAATNRENKYDWSNGPDFDEVEETVTISLEHEQVKRCLDGLTELQREAVNLAYYQGYTYAEVATALEANTATVKTRMRDGIVRLRDCMGVAS; this comes from the coding sequence GTGTCGCCATCTGCACGGCTGAGACTCGCCGGTGACCCAGGCGACGACGGGGACCCTGTCGTCGACCTCGGTGACCTCCTGACCCGGGTGGGTCGAGGTGACGAGGAGGCCTTTGCCGCCGTGTACGACGCGCTGGGCGCCTCGGTGTTCGGCCTGGCCAGGCGGGTCATCCGCGATCCGTCCCGTGCAGAGGAAGTGGCTCAGGAGGTGTTCATCCAGGTGTGGCAGTCCGCAGCCCGCTTCGACGCCGCCCGCGGCAGCGCGAAGAGCTGGGTCCTGACCCTGGCGCATCGACGCGCGGTCGACGCCGTCCGTCACGATCAGGCCGCGACCAACCGCGAGAACAAGTACGACTGGTCCAACGGCCCCGACTTCGACGAGGTCGAGGAAACCGTGACGATCAGCCTCGAGCACGAGCAGGTCAAGCGGTGCCTCGACGGGCTCACCGAGCTGCAGCGCGAGGCGGTCAACCTGGCGTACTACCAGGGCTACACCTACGCCGAGGTCGCCACGGCGCTCGAGGCCAACACCGCCACGGTCAAGACCCGGATGCGAGACGGCATCGTCCGCCTGCGCGACTGCATGGGGGTGGCCTCATGA